One window from the genome of Paramisgurnus dabryanus chromosome 22, PD_genome_1.1, whole genome shotgun sequence encodes:
- the LOC135740240 gene encoding uncharacterized protein isoform X1 produces the protein MDKESQTKAEPPKSAVNTTTTTAVNTSHQANGAPKTPPALTTVTTFHNQPPSTDRKVVQVNLSGDRLAPSFSPSERASQASSSQQTPKTVSLPNTPGSTPLIRGSPSTATAIRKISPQALLLGKSPGTSQAQMLLRAQMLILTSAVRPDVPALSSASSSYSSSSTPSSSSPRFPSTQLQSLTLRPPPPGTLTIPPNLPLKPTTSSQPPPLSCRLPTFHLRPSKPANAPGNEGPAKTEASTSPTTQTKAPHVRHLTVPPPSLYAPAQAHALAKQKLNSSSLKRPHSQISIPQHPFNQRHTPPNSPPSTPKKPLPELKRCPSTQSSQSPSGCSVPITVPSPVRSHLTPPTLTLPLRSPSAGGSLLATKQLLRIALSSASAKCTNGQSKAATVSPSHDPHQLKPHLSPVLAKPECPNQPIRTPNPCPQLVQLSPSRQTTAATPLVTTPPLASPQRASPPSPVLPLVSTSSILAPPQSPLTAQSPTRAAETSKEQKDRKAERKESEGSEQTRDLKCPTLQKKNAGQNQITQTATVDQQSSEVFEKSMVFNKTTVCTDDLRTDGQIKTSQKSETRLPSAPSWQGEKDDQCEETSTQSDNHSAISSLSSDMSPIQTSITQPLDMSPVDSCFPPKFHPVLERQLVQPPTFSQTKPTEVQQTSGAPKPVVLTHLVEGFIIQEGLEPFPVSKSSLMVGPIREPGLNGVREAELIPSSSEPPDDTTDSDDEDMVTNNSVGGTRKLVLQCQFCKRKGTAQTFPRSKRFCSKSCAKRFSYTKRFRALRRCVSEGGHRTELNGAGDNSEGNFHQMRHATTEQWRILQQPPHEGEDGTAIPMKTRLRRHTEQEREREIRARPMVELTRSAPTSPIDPVSPIDVSPYPKPSQWSVDQVSSFISNLPGCQDIAESFRAQEIDGQALLLLTEDHLMSAMNVKLGPALKICARINSLKEGGR, from the exons ATGGACAAGGAGTCCCAAACTAAAGCAGAACCTCCAAAGAGCGCAGTCAACACCACAACCACAACAGCGGTGAACACTTCCCATCAGGCCAATGGTGCCCCCAAAACCCCCCCTGCTCTCACAACTGTGACCACCTTCCACAATCAACCCCCCTCCACCGACAGAAAAGTGGTTCAG GTCAATCTGTCTGGGGACCGACTGGCTCCTTCTTTCTCACCAAGTGAGAGAGCCAGCCAAGCTTCATCTTCCCAGCAGACCCCAAAAACG GTTTCTCTGCCCAACACACCCGGATCGACGCCCCTTATCAGAGGAAGCCCAAGCACGGCTACAGCCATTCGTAAGATCTCCCCTCAAGCTCTGCTTTTGGGAAAGAGCCCGGGTACGAGCCAGGCCCAGATGCTGCTGAGGGCTCAGATG TTGATTTTAACGTCTGCTGTACGGCCCGATGTACCTGCACTCTCCTCTGCCTCTTCCTCATACTCCTCTTCCTCCACTCCTTCCTCTTCCTCACCTCGATTTCCCTCAACGCAG CTCCAGAGTTTGACTCTTCGTCCACCTCCACCTGGCACCCTCACCATCCCTCCAAACCTACCGCTGAAGCCAACAACTTCAAGTCAACCCCCTCCGCTTTCTTGTCGATTACCAACTTTCCATCTGAGACCCAGCAAGCCGGCAAACGCTCCGGGGAATGAGGGACCTGCTAAGACAGAAGCCTCAACATCACCGACGACTCAGACAAAAGCACCACATGTGCGTCATCTCACGGTTCCACCTCCCT CTCTGTATGCACCTGCACAGGCCCATGCCTTAGCCAAACAGAAGCTGAACAGCAGCAGTCTCAAAAGACCCCACAGTCAGATCAGCATCCCCCAGCACCCTTTCAATCAAAGACACACCCCGCCAAACTCTCCACCCTCCACACCAAAGAAGCCACTTCCAGAATTAAAGCGCTGCCCATCCACCCAGTCGTCCCAAAGTCCGTCTGGTTGTTCTGTACCCATCACGGTTCCCTCTCCCGTAAGATCCCATCTCACACCCCCAACTCTGACTTTACCCTTGAGGTCTCCATCAGCCGGTGGATCTCTACTGGCTACAAAACAGCTGCTGAGGATCGCTTTGTCCTCTGCATCTGCCAAGTGCACCAATGGCCAGTCAAAGGCAGCCACTGTGTCTCCATCCCATGATCCCCACCAATTAAAGCCACATCTCTCACCTGTTCTTGCTAAACCAGAGTGCCCCAACCAGCCAATACGGACTCCAAACCCCTGCCCGCAACTGGTGCAGCTGTCACCGTCCAGACAAACAACAGCAGCCACACCTCTGGTCACCACCCCTCCGCTGGCATCTCCACAAAGGGCATCGCCACCTTCTCCTGTGCTGCCTCTGGTGTCCACCAGCAGCATTCTCGCACCTCCACAGTCCCCGCTGACCGCGCAGAGTCCCACACGAGCAGCCGAGACATCAAAAGAGCAGAAAGACAGGAAGGCCGAGCGGAAGGAGAGCGAAGGATCAGAACAGACTCGTGATCTTAAATGTCCGACACTCCAGAAGAAAAATGCAGGACAAAACCAAATCACCCAGACTGCCACAGTGGATCAGCAGTCCAGCGAAGTTTTTGAGAAGTCAATG GTCTTTAATAAGACGACAGTCTGCACAGACGATTTGAGAACTGACGGCCAGATAAAGACATCACAGAAGAGTGAGACACGCTTACCTTCAGCTCCATCATGGCAGGGTGAGAAAGACGACCAGTGTGAAGAAACATCAACACAGTCCGACAATCACTCAG CAATCTCCAGCCTCTCTTCAGACATGTCACCCATCCAGACGTCCATCACTCAGCCACTAGACATGTCCCCCGTCGATAGTTGCTTTCCCCCAAAATTTCACCCAGTATTGGAAAGGCAACTGGTTCAACCTCCAACATTCAGCCAGACAAAGCCCACAGAGGTTCAGCAGACATCAGGAGCGCCCAAACCTGTGGTCCTGACACACCTTGTGGAAGGTTTCATTATACAGGAGGGACTGGAACCATTTCCG GTGAGTAAATCATCTCTGATGGTGGGTCCCATTCGAGAGCCCGGGCTAAATGGGGTGAGAGAAGCAGAACTTATCCCATCCAGTTCAGAACCGCCCGACGACACCACAGACTCGGATGATGAGGATATGGTTACAAACA ATAGTGTTGGAGGGACTCGCAAGCTTGTTCTGCAGTGCCAGTTTTGCAAGAGGAAAGGCACTGCCCAAACTTTCCCACGGTCAAAACGTTTCTGCTCCAAATCGTGTGCCAAGAG GTTCAGTTACACCAAACGTTTCCGCGCACTCAGGCGCTGTGTAAGTGAGGGTGGGCACCGGACTGAACTCAATGGTGCTGGGGACAATAGCGAAGGAAATTTCCACCAG ATGAGACATGCGACCACAGAGCAGTGGAGAATCCTTCAACAGCCTCCACATGAAGGCGAAGATGGGACAGCCATTCCTATGAAGACGAGGCTTCGCAGGCACACGGAACAGGAACGCGAGCGAGAGATAAGAGCCAGACCAATGGTGGAACTGACAAGAAGTGCTCCTACTTCACCCATAGACCCTGTGTCACCTATCGATGTCTCTCCCTATCCCAAACCATCTCAGTGGTCTGTGGATCAAGTGTCAAGCTTTATATCCAACTTACCAG GGTGTCAAGACATTGCAGAATCGTTCCGGGCCCAAGAGATAGACGGCCAGGCCCTGCTTCTATTGACCGAAGACCATCTGATGAGCGCCATGAACGTGAAACTCGGGCCCGCTCTCAAAATATGCGCCCGCATAAACTCCCTGAAAGAAGGCGGAAGATAA
- the LOC135740240 gene encoding uncharacterized protein isoform X2 gives MDKESQTKAEPPKSAVNTTTTTAVNTSHQANGAPKTPPALTTVTTFHNQPPSTDRKVVQVNLSGDRLAPSFSPSERASQASSSQQTPKTVSLPNTPGSTPLIRGSPSTATAIRKISPQALLLGKSPGTSQAQMLLRAQMLQSLTLRPPPPGTLTIPPNLPLKPTTSSQPPPLSCRLPTFHLRPSKPANAPGNEGPAKTEASTSPTTQTKAPHVRHLTVPPPSLYAPAQAHALAKQKLNSSSLKRPHSQISIPQHPFNQRHTPPNSPPSTPKKPLPELKRCPSTQSSQSPSGCSVPITVPSPVRSHLTPPTLTLPLRSPSAGGSLLATKQLLRIALSSASAKCTNGQSKAATVSPSHDPHQLKPHLSPVLAKPECPNQPIRTPNPCPQLVQLSPSRQTTAATPLVTTPPLASPQRASPPSPVLPLVSTSSILAPPQSPLTAQSPTRAAETSKEQKDRKAERKESEGSEQTRDLKCPTLQKKNAGQNQITQTATVDQQSSEVFEKSMVFNKTTVCTDDLRTDGQIKTSQKSETRLPSAPSWQGEKDDQCEETSTQSDNHSAISSLSSDMSPIQTSITQPLDMSPVDSCFPPKFHPVLERQLVQPPTFSQTKPTEVQQTSGAPKPVVLTHLVEGFIIQEGLEPFPVSKSSLMVGPIREPGLNGVREAELIPSSSEPPDDTTDSDDEDMVTNNSVGGTRKLVLQCQFCKRKGTAQTFPRSKRFCSKSCAKRFSYTKRFRALRRCVSEGGHRTELNGAGDNSEGNFHQMRHATTEQWRILQQPPHEGEDGTAIPMKTRLRRHTEQEREREIRARPMVELTRSAPTSPIDPVSPIDVSPYPKPSQWSVDQVSSFISNLPGCQDIAESFRAQEIDGQALLLLTEDHLMSAMNVKLGPALKICARINSLKEGGR, from the exons ATGGACAAGGAGTCCCAAACTAAAGCAGAACCTCCAAAGAGCGCAGTCAACACCACAACCACAACAGCGGTGAACACTTCCCATCAGGCCAATGGTGCCCCCAAAACCCCCCCTGCTCTCACAACTGTGACCACCTTCCACAATCAACCCCCCTCCACCGACAGAAAAGTGGTTCAG GTCAATCTGTCTGGGGACCGACTGGCTCCTTCTTTCTCACCAAGTGAGAGAGCCAGCCAAGCTTCATCTTCCCAGCAGACCCCAAAAACG GTTTCTCTGCCCAACACACCCGGATCGACGCCCCTTATCAGAGGAAGCCCAAGCACGGCTACAGCCATTCGTAAGATCTCCCCTCAAGCTCTGCTTTTGGGAAAGAGCCCGGGTACGAGCCAGGCCCAGATGCTGCTGAGGGCTCAGATG CTCCAGAGTTTGACTCTTCGTCCACCTCCACCTGGCACCCTCACCATCCCTCCAAACCTACCGCTGAAGCCAACAACTTCAAGTCAACCCCCTCCGCTTTCTTGTCGATTACCAACTTTCCATCTGAGACCCAGCAAGCCGGCAAACGCTCCGGGGAATGAGGGACCTGCTAAGACAGAAGCCTCAACATCACCGACGACTCAGACAAAAGCACCACATGTGCGTCATCTCACGGTTCCACCTCCCT CTCTGTATGCACCTGCACAGGCCCATGCCTTAGCCAAACAGAAGCTGAACAGCAGCAGTCTCAAAAGACCCCACAGTCAGATCAGCATCCCCCAGCACCCTTTCAATCAAAGACACACCCCGCCAAACTCTCCACCCTCCACACCAAAGAAGCCACTTCCAGAATTAAAGCGCTGCCCATCCACCCAGTCGTCCCAAAGTCCGTCTGGTTGTTCTGTACCCATCACGGTTCCCTCTCCCGTAAGATCCCATCTCACACCCCCAACTCTGACTTTACCCTTGAGGTCTCCATCAGCCGGTGGATCTCTACTGGCTACAAAACAGCTGCTGAGGATCGCTTTGTCCTCTGCATCTGCCAAGTGCACCAATGGCCAGTCAAAGGCAGCCACTGTGTCTCCATCCCATGATCCCCACCAATTAAAGCCACATCTCTCACCTGTTCTTGCTAAACCAGAGTGCCCCAACCAGCCAATACGGACTCCAAACCCCTGCCCGCAACTGGTGCAGCTGTCACCGTCCAGACAAACAACAGCAGCCACACCTCTGGTCACCACCCCTCCGCTGGCATCTCCACAAAGGGCATCGCCACCTTCTCCTGTGCTGCCTCTGGTGTCCACCAGCAGCATTCTCGCACCTCCACAGTCCCCGCTGACCGCGCAGAGTCCCACACGAGCAGCCGAGACATCAAAAGAGCAGAAAGACAGGAAGGCCGAGCGGAAGGAGAGCGAAGGATCAGAACAGACTCGTGATCTTAAATGTCCGACACTCCAGAAGAAAAATGCAGGACAAAACCAAATCACCCAGACTGCCACAGTGGATCAGCAGTCCAGCGAAGTTTTTGAGAAGTCAATG GTCTTTAATAAGACGACAGTCTGCACAGACGATTTGAGAACTGACGGCCAGATAAAGACATCACAGAAGAGTGAGACACGCTTACCTTCAGCTCCATCATGGCAGGGTGAGAAAGACGACCAGTGTGAAGAAACATCAACACAGTCCGACAATCACTCAG CAATCTCCAGCCTCTCTTCAGACATGTCACCCATCCAGACGTCCATCACTCAGCCACTAGACATGTCCCCCGTCGATAGTTGCTTTCCCCCAAAATTTCACCCAGTATTGGAAAGGCAACTGGTTCAACCTCCAACATTCAGCCAGACAAAGCCCACAGAGGTTCAGCAGACATCAGGAGCGCCCAAACCTGTGGTCCTGACACACCTTGTGGAAGGTTTCATTATACAGGAGGGACTGGAACCATTTCCG GTGAGTAAATCATCTCTGATGGTGGGTCCCATTCGAGAGCCCGGGCTAAATGGGGTGAGAGAAGCAGAACTTATCCCATCCAGTTCAGAACCGCCCGACGACACCACAGACTCGGATGATGAGGATATGGTTACAAACA ATAGTGTTGGAGGGACTCGCAAGCTTGTTCTGCAGTGCCAGTTTTGCAAGAGGAAAGGCACTGCCCAAACTTTCCCACGGTCAAAACGTTTCTGCTCCAAATCGTGTGCCAAGAG GTTCAGTTACACCAAACGTTTCCGCGCACTCAGGCGCTGTGTAAGTGAGGGTGGGCACCGGACTGAACTCAATGGTGCTGGGGACAATAGCGAAGGAAATTTCCACCAG ATGAGACATGCGACCACAGAGCAGTGGAGAATCCTTCAACAGCCTCCACATGAAGGCGAAGATGGGACAGCCATTCCTATGAAGACGAGGCTTCGCAGGCACACGGAACAGGAACGCGAGCGAGAGATAAGAGCCAGACCAATGGTGGAACTGACAAGAAGTGCTCCTACTTCACCCATAGACCCTGTGTCACCTATCGATGTCTCTCCCTATCCCAAACCATCTCAGTGGTCTGTGGATCAAGTGTCAAGCTTTATATCCAACTTACCAG GGTGTCAAGACATTGCAGAATCGTTCCGGGCCCAAGAGATAGACGGCCAGGCCCTGCTTCTATTGACCGAAGACCATCTGATGAGCGCCATGAACGTGAAACTCGGGCCCGCTCTCAAAATATGCGCCCGCATAAACTCCCTGAAAGAAGGCGGAAGATAA
- the cldn11b gene encoding claudin-11b produces the protein MSHSCRLLCGFLMSCIGWTGIIIATSTNNWVVTCKFGMDTCKKMEKLETKSLWTECMISTAVYHCASLNQILELPAYIQTSRALMVTASLLGLPSLTLALLAMPCVKLNQDTEDTKYKRAVLGGILILFISLCGIVSTVWFPIGVLHEDGLMSFGFSLYAGWVGSALCFFGGSLMTCCSKSDGPSQSLENRYYYSKHSGVSSPPINSHAKSAHV, from the exons ATGTCACATAGCTGTCGTCTTCtctgtggttttttaatgagctgCATCGGATGGACAGGTATTATTATAGCGACCTCGACAAACAACTGGGTGGTCACCTGTAAATTCGGGATGGACACGTGCAAGAAGATGGAAAAGCTCGAGACGAAGAGTCTGTGGACCGAGTGCATGATCTCTACTGCTGTCTATCACTGCGCCTCACTCAACCAGATCCTAGAATTACCTG CTTACATCCAGACGTCTCGTGCTCTGATGGTGACTGCCTCTCTGCTCGGTTTGCCCTCTCTGACGCTCGCGCTGCTTGCGATGCCATGCGTCAAACTGAATCAGGACACCGAAGACACTAAATACAAGCGTGCAGTCCTGGGTGGCATTCTTATACTGTTCATAT CTCTGTGTGGGATAGTATCAACCGTTTGGTTCCCCATTGGAGTCCTTCACGAGGATGGTCTGATGTCATTCGGGTTCTCCCTGTATGCTGGGTGGGTCGGCTCAGCCCTCTGTTTTTTCGGGGGATCTCTGATGACTTGTTGTTCAAAGAGCGATGGCCCTAGCCAGAGTCTTGAAAACCGCTATTACTACTCAAAACACAGTGGAGTTTCGTCCCCTCCCATTAACAGTCATGCCAAGAGTGCACATGTTTGA